In Kryptolebias marmoratus isolate JLee-2015 linkage group LG22, ASM164957v2, whole genome shotgun sequence, the sequence TCCGTAGCCTTCGGTACCGCTGGTTGTTGATCCGTTCCCGTCTCGTGTTTCCCGCTGACCCTACAGGAAGGAGGTGTGTTCACCTTCGGAGCAGGAGGATACGGACAGCTCGGCCACAACTCCACCAACCATGAGATCAACCCGAGAAAGGTGTTCGAGCTGATGGGAAACGTGGTCACACAGATCGCCTGTGGAAGGTGAGCCTCCGACGCACTTTTTATTCACGTTAATAACTGATATTTACCTCGCTGGTCGTCCTGTCTGCAGGCAGCACACGCTGGCCTTCACACCCGCCTCTTTAAAGATGGATTCCTTCGGACTCGGCGGTAACGGGCAGCTCGGGACGCGCTCCACCAGCAACAGGAAGAGCCCCGCCCCCGTCAAAGGACCCTGGGTCGCCGCGACGACCGAAACTGGTGAGAAACTCGTTAAACCGGGATCACCAGGAGGACTGAAGGGAGGGAAAGGAATCATCATCCGGAgctcaacttcctgtttttcattaaacttcttGCTTCGTGGAGTTTGaacattaatgtttgtttcttcttgcaGACCAGGAGGAGAAATGTTTCGTGAAAAGGATTTACGCCGGAGGAGATCAGAGCTTTGCTCATTACTGCAGCGTGAGTAAAAACAGCCTGCAGTTTGTCTGAGACGTCTctgtgtttaactttttaaacttgttcCTCCAGAACCGTCAGGATGGAGCTGCGAGCAGAGAGGATCCTCAGGGAAAGATCTGCTGCCTGAACCAGGAAACTCtgcaaaaatggctgaattacTCGGCAGGAAGACTCCCGCTGGAAATCTCCAAGTGAGTGACTGAAAACGAAACGgatgaaactaaaatctgaTTCAGGCTTTTCGTGCAGATTCGGTTGTGAGCTGACGGGTTTCTTTACGACTCTGCAGTGAAATCGACCTGCTATTCTCCTCGGCGAGCTGCCTGAACGGATCCTTCCTGTCGATGAGGTGAAAACACTGAACGACAGCCGAACGATAGCTGAACGACAGCCGAAGTTCACTGAAAGGGCTGCAGCTGCGTTACTAAAGctaaaagattagctaaaagtggtaaaagataaaagtagggAAAGCctaatgaaaactaaaagtggcaaaaggctatCTGAAtgcagctaaatgctagctaacggctaaagtagcaaaaatctaTCTAaagctaactgaaagctaaaagtaacaaaagcctAGCTACAAGTAATAAAAGGCAAGTTAAAAGTAGCCAAAGCTtagctagaagttaaaagcagcaaaatgctaattaaaagctaaagagGCCAAAAGGATAACTACATGCTAAAAGTAGCCGAAGCCTAggtgaaagctaaaagttagTGACTTGTAgctaaagacagaaacagaaacagcagctgaagctgaagcagaCGTTGGTTTGAAGGACCTGCAGAGATCTCCGAGTGCTTCTACGGAGAACatatctgaaaataaaagtataaaagttacagaaaaccAAAACTCCCTGCAGCTATCAGCTGAAGGAGCCGAAGGTTTCGATGTCCGAGCAGCTAAAAGTCTGCAGACGGAGTTTGTTGTAAACCAGAGGAATGTCTCTGATCTGTGACGATGTCTCCGTGAacgtttcagctgttttaacgATGTGAAGCGTCTTCTCCCCTCAGTCATCCCGATCACTACAGCACCAGCGCCAAGTGTTCGGGGCTGGACCTGGACTCTGCTCGCCTCCTCTTCCTTCGACTCATTCAGAAGGACAAGCCGGAGATTTCCCAACAGGTCAGTGGCTTCGAGCCAACCTCCTCCGTTTGTGAGGCGACATTCAGTTTTCCTCAAAACACCAGAAACTGTTAGAAGGAAGTAAAGGTTTTAACAGCTTTCTGTTATTATCTACTGTCTAAAGgagggtgatcatgtttttgcctgtgtctacATGTCTGCCTGTTCGCCTCAGGTCGCTGCCAGCCTGGAGAAACACCTGATTCCCGGGTTGAGTAACTCCCCTCCAGACATCGAAGCCCTGAGGCTTTACCTCACGCTCCCAGAATGCCCTCTGTTCGCCGACCGCAGCAACTACATCACCATCACCATCCCGTTTGCCAAAAGCGTCCTGAGCCTGAAAGAGGCTCCGCTGAAGGTGTTAGGTAGGACCAGGTGTGGTTCTCCATTCGTGCGGAGCTTCAGGCCCCGTCGGTAACAccaggtttgtgtttgcttcAGGAAACTGGTGGTCCGCCTTCGAAGCCGCCGCTTTCCAGAGGTTGGTGGATTCCTACAAAGACGTGGTCGTCTACCTGCTCCAGATGCACAAGATGGGCATTCCAGCGACGGAGCAGAGAatcttctcctccttcctggACACGGCGCTCCGGTTCCTGGAGGTCCTGCACAAGGTGAGGCGGGAGGGAGAGGCGTCCGGTTCTCGTGTCTTCTCTGGAACCGTCACCGACGAGTCTCCTTCCTGTCGTCCGCTCAGGTGAACGAGAAAGCAGGAAACATCATCCGCTACGATAAGTTCTACATTCACGAGTTGAACGACTTGGTGGACATCAAAAACGACTACGTCACGTGGGTTCAGAGGCAGATGTACCAAATGGTGAGCCTGCCGTCGGTGTCCCTGTCTGTCTGAATGACGTCCTTCTGTGTTTGACGTGTTTGGACCTGAACCGTGTGTCTCAGGGTCGGGACGGAGTGGTCAACCTCTGCAGGTACCCCTTCGTGTTCGATGCCGTGGCCAAAACTGCGCTGCTTCAGACGGACGCCGTCCTCCAGATGCAGGTAAAACACAGGTTTCAGCTTTTGTCCTGACGTGTCCTTTTAGTCTCTATAATTCTAGTTTCTgccttgtttgttttaggtttatattttactggttttagcttatttcctgtttgtttcagcttctgtctCTCTGGTTTTAGGTTCAtttaataatgtaataaatCTGAGCAGTTTTAGCGTCTTCAGCTTTGTTCCCTCAGCTCTGTTCTCTCAGCTGCGTTCTCTCAGCTGCGTTCTCTCAGCTGCGTTCCCTCGACTGCGTTCTCTCAGCTGCGTTCTCTCAGCTGCGTTCCCTCAGCTGCGTTCCCTCAGCTGCGTTCTCTCAGCTGCGTCTCAGCTGCGGTCCCTCGGCTGCGGTCCCTCAGCTGCGTTCCCTCGGCTGTGTTCCCTCGGCTGCATTCGCTCGGCTGTGTTCCCTCAGCTCTCAGTCTTGCCTGTTTCGATCGCAGATGGCCGTGGATCAGGCGCAGCTGCAGAACTTCAGCTCCATGTTCCTGCCGGCTGTTGAATCCGTCAACCCGTGTCTCATCCTCATCGTCCGGAGGGAAAACATCGTCGGAGACACGATGGAGGTCCTCAGGAAATCGAAGAACGTCGACTACAAGAAGCCGCTGAAGGTGAACGCTGGTCAAACCAGCTCACCGACTGTTTGGCTCTTTATTTTCCGATCCCTGAACGAGCGCTTTGCGTCACGCAGGTGGTGTTTGTGGGAGAAGATGCCGTCGATGCAGGAGGCGTCAGAAAAGAGTTCTTCCTCCTGATCATGAAGGAGCTGCTGGATCCCAAGTATGGGATGTTTCGGTACTACGAGGAGTCCAGGCTCATCTGGTTTTCACACAAGGTACGCTCCGATCCGAAGCCTCCTCAGCAACAACgacacctttttgtttttctaatctcTGACTGTTTGTTGCAGACGTTTGAGGACTTCGACCTGTTTAACCTCATCGGGCTCATCTGCGGTCTGGCCATCTACAACCTCACCATCGTGGAGCTCAACTTCCCTTTGGCTCTTTACAAAAAGCTCCTGAAGAAGAAGCCGACACTCGATGACCTAAAGGAGCTGATGCCAGATGTGGGGAGGTCAGAGTTCAGACACATCTTCAGGTCAGTCCTAAATCTTCTTCTCCTGAtgacagatttctgttttcGATCCAGGAgtctgcaggagctgctggactACCCAGAGGACGACGTCGAGGAAACCTTCTGCTTGAACTTCACTGTATGTAAcgtttctgtctctgttgaACGTAACGACctgcagaataaaaaaggaGGTTTGTTTCCATCAGATCACGGAGGACAACTATGGTGTCACGGAGGTCTTGGATCTGGTGCCGAATGGTGAGAACATCGACGTCAATAAGTCAAACAGGTAAAACCTTCTGTCGTGTCGCCTGTTGGCTGATTTccagctcttcttcttcatttcaCGTTGACTTCTCTTCCAGGCAGGACTTCGTCAGCGCCTACGTCGACTACGTCTTCAACTCGTCGGTGGCTCCGCTCTTCGAGGGCTTCCACGCCGGCTTCCACAAAGTCTGCGGCGGGAGAGTTTTAGACCTGTTCCAGCCGAGTGAACTACAGGCCATGATCATCGGCAACACCAACTACGACTGGACGGAGCTGGAGAAGGTACGCTTTCATTAAACCGTCCCAGACCATCCTCTGTGCACGTTTCTCCTGGTCCTGAACCATCACTGGACTCAGTTCGGACCAGCGGGTCAGTGCTGGAGCAGCACGTCTGGGTATTTAACCTCTGCACAAAGCTCCGCCTCCTTCTGGGGGAAACAAGCCCTCCATGTTGATCCTGATAAGAAACCTGCTTCAAAGACGGCGGTTTTCCCCTGAAGCTTTTAAGCGCCTAAATATCACGACCTGCTGCGgatcagttatttaaaaaaagatcatcaGATTGGACTAACGGCGCCACCCAGTGGCCTGATGTGTCATAAACTGAATCTCTGTCGTTAATTTGCTGTTTTGGCTGTTAGAAAGagtaaactaattaaatcaCTAACATCCTTCATGGTGGATTAaccatgaaaaaacaaataattcatgcagtttaaaatcatttcaaacaaGTAAAATCCTACTTTAACAAAAGCATGAATAACTTCTGACTTAAACCGCTTCCCTGTTTACCGTTTAAATCCTGCAAATAtctaattttattatattttctgtaataTATACGTGAAGGTCTCGTGAATTCGGTGACTGCTGGTGTTACAGGAACTCCCAAAGGGGAGGAGGGGTGAGCGCCGGTCCAAACGACGACCCGATGATCTTAAATAAGTCAGATAATTCAAGCTGAACCGTCTGCTTTGTTCCCTGCAGGGCACCGAGTATAAAGGGGAGTACTGGGCCGAGCATCCGACCATCAAGCTCTTCTGGGAGGTCTTCCACGATCTTCCgctggagaagaagaaacagtttCTGTGTAAGTGTGTCCAAACGTGCACGAAGAACGAGGAtcgactgattgattgattgaggCGTTTCTGTGTGCAGTGTTTCTCACAGGAAGCGACCGCATCCCGATCCTCGGCATGAAGAGCCTCAAACTGGTGATCCAGCCGACGGGCGGAGGGGAGCAGTACCTGCCCGTCGCCCACACCTGCTTCAATCTGCTCGACCTGCCCAAGTACACCAGTCTAGAAACGGTCCGAGAGAAACTTTTACAAGCGATAGATCACAATCAAGGCTTCAACCTGGCCTGACGGGGAACACGAAGAACTGAACCCTGGATGAGGACAGCATTCTTGAGTTTATAGatcctttattttttgtttattcctgCCGTTTCGAGCTGATCTTATGTAAGCTTTGAATCATATCTGGATATCCTGAGTATGATGAAGCAAACTACTGATACACAGAAAGCAGCAGAGCTTTGCTCTACAGAAGCATTGAGACGCAGGAACACTAAAATCTCATTTGTGTTCAGATGTTTATGCTGGGTGAGAAGTTACTGATGTTCCTTCACCGGATCAAACATTAAGTATTTAAATCTACACATCAGAACCGTGTCAGGGTGTTTCAGAGGTTTCAGGGTTTGGTTGAGACGTTTGGGTCCCAAATGCTGACTGGATTTTATTGGCTGTAAGCCttaaaccataaataaaaataaaatacagcctCTGAAAGCAAAGCCTGGTCTGAGGAGGGGTGGActtctttgtttcattaaaactaaaccGTGGGTCCATAACAAGTCTGAGCGTCTCAGATGATGACTGGAGGCCACGAAGCACCAGAACCTCGACCCGTTTACTTCCTCTCATCTGTGATCGGGTccacaggtccaggagggaaacccagagaccgtctccagctcctcctgggggatcccaaggtggtCCCAGGCCGGAGAGGACCTCCAGAAGGTCTCCACGTCTCAACCTGGACACTGGAGCTTCTGCTCAGGTCAGACCTGTCCAACCACCTGGAGGCGGAGGACAGATCTGTCCCCCCTCTGAAGGCAGAGGACAGACCTCTCCCCCCTCTGGAGATGGAGGACAGACCCGTCCTCCCTCTGGAGGCGGAGGACAGACCTGTCCCCCGTCCTGGGCGTTCACCACCACCCGGTGCTTCTGCAGGACCCAGGCAGCGAGCCCATGGAGGTCCAGGTCTGGACTCTGTCCCAGGAGGCAGATCAGGTCCACATCCAGCAGGTCCAGCTGGACTGCATCGAGGACATCTGGTCCCTGAAGTCCAACTCGACTGAgacttttgtgcttttatactttttgagttctttacatttttccccCTCCATGAAAAACAGACTTCCTGTTggtcttctgcttctttcagccaCAGCTGATCGTTTTTAATCCGTGCTtcggctcattttagctactttttctGCCCACTTTAGTTTCtagccattttagtttttagctactgttgctAATTTGAGCATCAGCTTCTTTTaagaaatcatttttacagattttgtttgCGTTGCTGGTTCACCAACAAATTCATGACTTTAGCTTCTGTTAGCTGGAGCTAAAATCaccttcagcctttttttttttagctcaccTTCAGAGGTAAAATTAAACCGAACAGTCAAACGTTTTAATGTGATAAACAGAAGACAGGGAGCTGTGTTCACTACGGTTCAGCTTTAATAATAATTCATGCGTTCATCAGACCCTCTGAGTACAGATCACCATCAGACGGCTCAGTTTAGGTtcacattttaatgacaaactGTACATGTTAAACGACACAAACTGGAGGAGGAAACCACCGCCGTCGTGTTTAATGGGGCAGCTCGTGATGGACCAGCTTATAGTGGGACCCGCAGGAAGGGCAGCGCTGAGCGTCCCCCTCGTGGAGCCAGAACCACACGATGGCCGTGTTGTCTTCCTCACCTGCATTAAAcacgttgttgttgttgagaaTCTGGTCCGTTAGGAGGAAATGTGCTTAAATCGGCGCCAACAGGAGGACTTACACAAGCAGCCCACCAGCCTCTTGTTCCCGATGCTCGGCACGATGTGGGGGTCCTCCTTGGTGCCGGCGTAGTGTTTGGGCTTCTGGATGCTGTACGGATCCTGGGAGGACAAACGCAGGTATGCACACAGTTAGTTACCagggaaaacagcagcagctagctgtagcagttcTGGTGCCGCCTGGGATCACATCCTGCAGAAACATTAgaacatttctgccagaataaaaatattctgtcaAACCGATGGGGGTGGGAAAAGGTTTTTAGGAGCAGCATTAAACTGctgcaaaaatttaaaataaaaggttcaTCATTACCGCCacgctggaagtgctacagctagctgctacaaCCAGGTACTGTTAAACTGACAGCAAGGtttaaaaatcagcattttattaTGAATCACTGACAGGTGAGAGACTGGAGTAAAAACACTCTGAAACGTTGCCTTtaacctgacctttgacctttagaGGGACACCTAACTGCTGCTCATCTGCCTTATAAAGAGAAAAACCCTTTTTATGACACTAAATATAATCATCCAGTACTAAAAAGGTTCATCTCTTCACTGAACCGTCAACAGACgtgaattaaa encodes:
- the herc4 gene encoding probable E3 ubiquitin-protein ligase HERC4 — its product is MLCWGNASYGQLGLGGIDEEIVVEPRRCEFFLGKRVSDVGCGRKHTAFLLEDGTVYTCGCNDLGQLGHEKSRKKPEQVVALDAQIIVAVSCGESHTLALNDKGQLFSWGLGADGQLGLNNFEECVRVPRNIKSLSDVQITQIACGYWHSLALSKGGQIFSWGQNRLGQLGLGFIGQSISSPQMIQSLKGIPFAQISAGGAHSFALTLSGAVFGWGCNKFGQLGLNDTNDRPYPALLKSLRSHRVIYVSCGEDHTAALTKEGGVFTFGAGGYGQLGHNSTNHEINPRKVFELMGNVVTQIACGRQHTLAFTPASLKMDSFGLGGNGQLGTRSTSNRKSPAPVKGPWVAATTETDQEEKCFVKRIYAGGDQSFAHYCSNRQDGAASREDPQGKICCLNQETLQKWLNYSAGRLPLEISNEIDLLFSSASCLNGSFLSMSHPDHYSTSAKCSGLDLDSARLLFLRLIQKDKPEISQQVAASLEKHLIPGLSNSPPDIEALRLYLTLPECPLFADRSNYITITIPFAKSVLSLKEAPLKVLGNWWSAFEAAAFQRLVDSYKDVVVYLLQMHKMGIPATEQRIFSSFLDTALRFLEVLHKVNEKAGNIIRYDKFYIHELNDLVDIKNDYVTWVQRQMYQMGRDGVVNLCRYPFVFDAVAKTALLQTDAVLQMQMAVDQAQLQNFSSMFLPAVESVNPCLILIVRRENIVGDTMEVLRKSKNVDYKKPLKVVFVGEDAVDAGGVRKEFFLLIMKELLDPKYGMFRYYEESRLIWFSHKTFEDFDLFNLIGLICGLAIYNLTIVELNFPLALYKKLLKKKPTLDDLKELMPDVGRSLQELLDYPEDDVEETFCLNFTITEDNYGVTEVLDLVPNGENIDVNKSNRQDFVSAYVDYVFNSSVAPLFEGFHAGFHKVCGGRVLDLFQPSELQAMIIGNTNYDWTELEKGTEYKGEYWAEHPTIKLFWEVFHDLPLEKKKQFLLFLTGSDRIPILGMKSLKLVIQPTGGGEQYLPVAHTCFNLLDLPKYTSLETVREKLLQAIDHNQGFNLA
- the LOC108240632 gene encoding cytochrome c oxidase subunit 5B, mitochondrial is translated as MAGRLLLRAWTLRALQPGCIAAARPLHRAMSSLGGIPTDEDQATGLERRTLQALKQGKDPYSIQKPKHYAGTKEDPHIVPSIGNKRLVGCLCEEDNTAIVWFWLHEGDAQRCPSCGSHYKLVHHELPH